GTCGTCGGCGGATTCCTCGCAGGGGTCGGTTGGCTGCTCGTCGGCGGCGGCGTCGCCGTCACGGTGAACGAGTCGCAGTTCCTGCTCCCGATCGCCGATCTGTTTTCGCGCGACGCGCTCGTGCGGTGGGTGCCGGCAGTCGTTTTCGGCGGGTTCCTGTTTGTCTCGCAGCGTGTGGTGAGGCGGCCCCTGACCGTCCCGGTCGTTCTCGGCCTGGGACTGGTGGCGTTCGCGATCGGGCTGGTGGTGACCGGATCGTCGATCGACGAGGTGCGCTCGGACGGGTGGCTACTCCTGGGGACGTTCGACGACGCTCCGAGCTGGCAGCCCTGGTCGACGAACGCGATCGTCGACGCGGACCCCATCGCGCTACTCGAACAGGCACCCGGCATCGTCGCCGCGATCTTGATCACCGTCCTCGCCCTCGCGTACAACATCAGTGGGACCGAGGTCGTCTTGGATCGCGACCTCGATACGAACCGGGAGCTTCGCGATGCCGGCGTGCTGAACGTCGTCTCCGGCGCGCTCGGTGGGATCCCCGGCTACCACGCCCTCAGCCTCACGGCGCTTGC
This portion of the Actinomycetota bacterium genome encodes:
- a CDS encoding SulP family inorganic anion transporter, which codes for MSELQGTGGRLRTLSIGLVIGAVEVVVAASFAGLVFSGLLKRYIADGVGLYVTAAAIALALLAWRAGTRGVVGSLQAATPAILTVLATPVALNAFGSGARDFITVVLATMVITVGAGITSVVLGIRRRGDLVRFVPYPVVGGFLAGVGWLLVGGGVAVTVNESQFLLPIADLFSRDALVRWVPAVVFGGFLFVSQRVVRRPLTVPVVLGLGLVAFAIGLVVTGSSIDEVRSDGWLLLGTFDDAPSWQPWSTNAIVDADPIALLEQAPGIVAAILITVLALAYNISGTEVVLDRDLDTNRELRDAGVLNVVSGALGGIPGYHALSLTALA